A genome region from Paralichthys olivaceus isolate ysfri-2021 chromosome 6, ASM2471397v2, whole genome shotgun sequence includes the following:
- the LOC109635259 gene encoding microphthalmia-associated transcription factor-like isoform X8, which translates to MPPGPGNSAPNSPMALLTLNSNCEKEMDDVIDDIISLESSYSDDILGLMDPGLQMANTIPMPANLMDMYGNQGMSQQGLPISNSCPANLPNIKREYSVSQSPAIMHMLDKSGSCSKFDNYQRPEGFPVVAEVRAMAKERQKKDNHNLIERRRRFNINDRIKELGTLIPKSNDPDMRWNKGTILKASVDYIRKLQREQLRAKELEIRQKKLEHANRHLMLRIQELEMQARAHGLSIASSTLCSADLGPRGIKLEPSLEDCHQDLYTFHPHHQHHPACTPEPPGAVELNEGHSNYPDGHYSAHGKPSSKLNDILMEDNHSPVRGGDPLLSSVSPDTSKDSSRKSSVSMDENDQGC; encoded by the exons ATGCCGCCAGGGCCGGGCAACAGTGCCCCCAACAGCCCTATGGCCTTACTCACCCTGAACTCTAACTGCGAGAAAGAG ATGGATGATGTCATTGACGACATTATTAGTCTGGAGTCCAGCTACAGTGATGACATCCTCGGCCTGATGGACCCAGGACTTCAGATGGCGAACACA ATCCCCATGCCGGCTAACCTCATGGACATGTATGGTAATCAGGGTATGTCCCAGCAAGGTCTGCCCATCAGCAACTCCTGTCCTGCCAACCTGCCAAACATCAAAAGGGAATACTCTG TGTCACAATCCCCAGCCATCATGCATATGCTGGATAAGTCTGGTTCCTGCAGCAAATTTGACAACTACCAGAGGCCTGAAGGGTTCCCCGTGG taGCTGAAGTACGAGCAATGGCAAAGGAAAGGCAGAAGAAGGATAACCACAATTTAA ttgagagaagaagacggTTTAACATAAACGATCGGATCAAGGAATTGGGGACTTTGATTCCAAAATCCAATGACCC GGACATGCGCTGGAACAAAGGAACCATCCTGAAGGCATCGGTGGACTACATCAGGAAGCTGCAGCGAGAGCAGCTGAGGGCAAAGGAGCTGGAGATTCGTCAGAAGAAGCTTGAACATGCCAACAGACATCTGATGCTGAGGATACAG GAGTTAGAGATGCAGGCCAGAGCTCACGGGCTCAGCATCGCGTCCTCCACCCTCTGCTCCGCCGACCTCGGGCCCCGGGGCATCAAGCTGGAGCCCTCCCTGGAGGACTGTCACCAGGACCTGTACACGTTCCACCCACACCACCAACACCACCCGGCCTGCACCCCCGAGCCGCCCGGCGCCGTGGAGCTGAACGAAGGTCACTCCAACTACCCAGACGGCCACTACAGCGCTCACGGCAAGCCCAGCTCCAAACTCAACGACATCCTCATGGAAGACAACCATTCGCCGGTGAGAGGTGGGGACCCTTTACTCTCGTCCGTCTCCCCAGACACGTCAAAGGACAGCAGCCGCAAGAGCAGCGTGAGCATGGATGAGAATGATCAGGGCTGTTAG
- the LOC109635259 gene encoding microphthalmia-associated transcription factor-like isoform X7, with product MMFDMLGYHSYEVQTHLENPTKYHIQRSQQQQVKQYLGKLGSQALSLPCLNQSSDHGGMPPGPGNSAPNSPMALLTLNSNCEKEMDDVIDDIISLESSYSDDILGLMDPGLQMANTIPMPANLMDMYGNQGMSQQGLPISNSCPANLPNIKREYSVSQSPAIMHMLDKSGSCSKFDNYQRPEGFPVVAEVRAMAKERQKKDNHNLIERRRRFNINDRIKELGTLIPKSNDPDMRWNKGTILKASVDYIRKLQREQLRAKELEIRQKKLEHANRHLMLRIQELEMQARAHGLSIASSTLCSADLGPRGIKLEPSLEDCHQDLYTFHPHHQHHPACTPEPPGAVELNEGHSNYPDGHYSAHGKPSSKLNDILMEDNHSPVRGGDPLLSSVSPDTSKDSSRKSSVSMDENDQGC from the exons ATGATGTTTGACATGCTTGGATATCACTCTTATGAG GTTCAGACTCACTTGGAGAACCCAACCAAATACCACATCCAGcgctcccagcagcagcaggtgaagcAGTACCTGGGGAAGCTTGGCTCTCAGGCGTTGAGCTTGCCCTGCCTCAACCAGTCCTCTGACCACGGGGGCATGCCGCCAGGGCCGGGCAACAGTGCCCCCAACAGCCCTATGGCCTTACTCACCCTGAACTCTAACTGCGAGAAAGAG ATGGATGATGTCATTGACGACATTATTAGTCTGGAGTCCAGCTACAGTGATGACATCCTCGGCCTGATGGACCCAGGACTTCAGATGGCGAACACA ATCCCCATGCCGGCTAACCTCATGGACATGTATGGTAATCAGGGTATGTCCCAGCAAGGTCTGCCCATCAGCAACTCCTGTCCTGCCAACCTGCCAAACATCAAAAGGGAATACTCTG TGTCACAATCCCCAGCCATCATGCATATGCTGGATAAGTCTGGTTCCTGCAGCAAATTTGACAACTACCAGAGGCCTGAAGGGTTCCCCGTGG taGCTGAAGTACGAGCAATGGCAAAGGAAAGGCAGAAGAAGGATAACCACAATTTAA ttgagagaagaagacggTTTAACATAAACGATCGGATCAAGGAATTGGGGACTTTGATTCCAAAATCCAATGACCC GGACATGCGCTGGAACAAAGGAACCATCCTGAAGGCATCGGTGGACTACATCAGGAAGCTGCAGCGAGAGCAGCTGAGGGCAAAGGAGCTGGAGATTCGTCAGAAGAAGCTTGAACATGCCAACAGACATCTGATGCTGAGGATACAG GAGTTAGAGATGCAGGCCAGAGCTCACGGGCTCAGCATCGCGTCCTCCACCCTCTGCTCCGCCGACCTCGGGCCCCGGGGCATCAAGCTGGAGCCCTCCCTGGAGGACTGTCACCAGGACCTGTACACGTTCCACCCACACCACCAACACCACCCGGCCTGCACCCCCGAGCCGCCCGGCGCCGTGGAGCTGAACGAAGGTCACTCCAACTACCCAGACGGCCACTACAGCGCTCACGGCAAGCCCAGCTCCAAACTCAACGACATCCTCATGGAAGACAACCATTCGCCGGTGAGAGGTGGGGACCCTTTACTCTCGTCCGTCTCCCCAGACACGTCAAAGGACAGCAGCCGCAAGAGCAGCGTGAGCATGGATGAGAATGATCAGGGCTGTTAG